One Alnus glutinosa chromosome 3, dhAlnGlut1.1, whole genome shotgun sequence genomic region harbors:
- the LOC133863673 gene encoding uncharacterized protein LOC133863673, whose amino-acid sequence MSITTMATTTASRLLMVPIRCSDSTPRRGFGTKKNTNKVPTKSTTKQPVPERTQAPGLSSRFDGKSTNKALDLQFEERLEAVKRNKLETEKADEVKEFRAIDYDAPVESEKKTIGLGTKIGVGVAVLVFGLVFALGDFLPSGSVSPTEDGVVVKNKLSEEEKATLEVRLRDYEAMLINSPKDPIALEGAAVTSAQLGKYSQASTLLEDLTKEKPSDPDVFRLLGEVKYELKDYDGSATAYKTAQMVSKDINFEVLRGLTNALLAAKKPDEAVQYLVASRERLNSENSNGEAEETTLQQVDPVQVELLLGKAYSDWGRISDAVSVYDRLISSHPDDFRGYLAKGIILKENGKVGDAERMFIQARFFAPEKAKALVDRYSR is encoded by the exons atgTCGATTACCACGATGGCCACGACAACAGCGAGTCGGCTGCTTATGGTTCCAATACGCTGCTCTGATTCAACCCCAAGACGCGGTTTTGGAACCAAAAAGAACACCAACAAGGTACCCAC GAAATCAACAACTAAACAACCTGTTCCTGAACGTACTC AGGCACCTGGTTTAAGTTCTCGATTTGATGGGAAATCTACCAACAAGGCTTTGGACCTTCAGTTTGAGGAACGGCTGGAAGCAGTTAAAAG AAATAAGCTAGAAA CAGAAAAGGCAGATGAAGTAAAAGAATTTAGGGCAATTGACTATGATGCACCGGTTGAGTCGGAGAAGAAAACAATTGGACTTGGTACCAAG ATTGGAGTAGGTGTGGCTGTCTTGGTCTTTGGTTTGGTTTTTGCTCTTGGAGACTTTCTTCCGTCAGGAAG TGTTAGTCCCACTGAGGATGGCGTGGTGGTAAAAAATAAACTGTCTGAAGAAGAGAAAGCTACACTCGAG GTTAGGCTGAGAGATTACGAGGCAATGCTAATTAACTCACCCAAAGATCCAATTGCCCTTGAA GGAGCTGCAGTGACCTCGGCACAATTAGGAAAGTATTCTCAGGCTTCCACTCTGCTTGAGGACTTGACAAAG GAAAAACCAAGTGATCCTGATGTTTTCCGTTTGCTTGGAGAAGTTAAATACGAACTCAAGGATTATGACGGGAGTGCTACTGCGTATAAGACTGCCCAGATG GTGTCTAAAGATATCAATTTTGAAGTTTTGCGTGGCCTTACAAATGCATTACTTGCGGCTAAGAAACCAGATGAG GCCGTTCAATACCTTGTGGCCTCTCGTGAACGTCTGAATTCAGAAAATTCCAATGGTGAGGCTGAAGAAACAACATTGCAGCAGGTGGACCCTGTTCAA GTTGAATTACTTCTTGGTAAAGCCTATTCAGATTGGGGCCGTATCAGTGATGCTGTATCTGTTTATGATCGCCTCATTTCCAGTCACCCTGATGACTTCCGCGGTTACTTAGCTAAg GGCatcattttgaaagaaaatggtAAAGTTGGAGATGCAGAGAGAATGTTTATACAA GCACGGTTCTTTGCACCAGAGAAAGCTAAGGCACTCGTAGATCGTTACTCAAGATAG